A segment of the Acidobacteriota bacterium genome:
TGACGCCGGGACTCCCCTGTTTCCGAGCTGTCCCCTCAATCGGTGACCCAACGCGTCCGCCCCATCGGGGCAGCCCGAGCTTGTCAGGAGTGTTCGCTCACCAGAAATATCTCGTCGGCAACGAGTCCATGAGCCTCGCGGTGAACGGTGTTGGCCGCTTCCGCATCCGGGGCCTCGACTAAGCAGAAGATCTTCCCTGCCTCTTCGTCGACCCAGTAGCGTTTGTACTCAACTCCGTATGCGCCTTGAGTGTCGAGATCGGCCTTGTGGGCACCGGCGACGTCACTCGCCGATATACCACCCTCGATGTTATGGACGTCCATGAACAGCGGCATGACCCGCTCCTTCCTTTCGTGGTCCCGATTCGAGCACCGGGATCCCGTGTCGAGTGAATGAAACAACGCGGGTGTTTGACGGGCCGTTTGACAGATACGCCGGTTTGGCCATATTTCGCGGTGCATGGGTCAGTACATCTACCTTCTCGGTCGTCCATCGATTGATCGCGGGTCGGACGATGTGTATCGGTTCCGCAGTCGCAAGAGCTGGGGACTATTGGCATATCTGATTCTGCGGGAGCGTCCACCCACTCGCAGCCAGTTGGCCTCCCTTTTGTTCGCGGAGGCGGATGACCCGCTCCGCGCCCTCCGTTGGGGCCTCAGTGAGATCCGGCGTGCCCTCGGCAACGACGCATCTCTCGAAGGCGACCCGGTGGTGCTGGCCCTCCCCGCGGGAACTCTTGTCGACGTCGAGGTCGTCACGCGGGGCCTCTCGGCCAACGCAGTACGTTTACCCGGGCTGGGTGCGGAGCTGCTGGACGGCATGGCATTTCGGGACGCCGCCGCATTCGAGTCCTGGCTCCTCTCCGAGCAACGTCATATCGCTGCCGCGTCCGAAGCGATCCTTCACGAGGCCGCCCTTTCTTCGATGTCGCTCGGAGCGCTGGAGGACGCAATCGACTACGCGGTTCGAGTCGTCGGGATGAATCCACTCGAGGAGAACCACCAGGCGCTTTTGATCAGGCTGTATCGGATGGCAGGAGACGAAGCAGCAGCCCAAAGGCAGTTGGCAGCCTGCACAGAGATGTTCACCA
Coding sequences within it:
- a CDS encoding DUF4242 domain-containing protein, coding for MPLFMDVHNIEGGISASDVAGAHKADLDTQGAYGVEYKRYWVDEEAGKIFCLVEAPDAEAANTVHREAHGLVADEIFLVSEHS